Proteins from one Rosa chinensis cultivar Old Blush chromosome 7, RchiOBHm-V2, whole genome shotgun sequence genomic window:
- the LOC112176488 gene encoding dephospho-CoA kinase isoform X2 encodes MRIVGLTGGISSGKSTVSNLFKAHDIPVVDADLVAHDILKKGTGGWKKVVSAFGQGVLLPDGEVDRPKLGQIVFSNPEKRQLLNRLLAPYISSGIFWEIWKLWLKGFKVIVLDVPLLFEAKIDRWTKPVIVVWVDPETQLQRLVLRDRTSENDARKRINAQVSLDLKRTMADIVIDNTGSQEDLKDKFKTVLFEVTKPLTWTELSLSRQGASSALVSIIVGVLMFRKVYNSDSKL; translated from the exons ATGAGGATAGTGGGACTGACGGGTGGGATTTCATCTGGGAAGAGTACTGTCTCAAATCTCTTCAAGGCCCATGACATTCCTGTTGTCGATGCCGATCTTGTGGCTCAT GATATATTGAAGAAGGGAACTGGTGGATGGAAAAAGGTTGTTTCAGCATTTGGGCAGGGTGTTTTGCTACCTGATGGAGAAGTTGATAGACCTAAACTAGGACAAATTGTATTCTCTAATCCCGAAAAGCGTCAACTTTTAAACCG ACTACTGGCTCCTTACATATCATCTGGAATCTTTTGGGAAATTTGGAAGCTATGGTTGAAGGGGTTTAAGGTTATTGTTCTTGATGTCCCTCTATTGTTCGAGGCCAAGATTGACAGATGGACCAAGCCTGTTATTGTTGTATGGGTCGATCCTGAAACACAGCTCCAGAGACTCGTGTTGAGGGACAGAACAAGTGAGAATGATGCTCGAAAACGGATAAATGCTCAAGTGTCACTCGATTTAAAGAGGACCATGGCAGACATTGTGATTGATAACACTGGATCACAAGAGGatttaaaagacaagtttaAAACTGTGCTATTTGAGGTCACAAAGCCCTTGACATGGACTGAACTTTCGCTTTCTCGCCAAGGTGCTTCATCTGCTCTTGTCTCCATTATCGTAGGTGTTCTTATGTTCAGAAAAGTTTATAATAGTGATAGTAAATTATAA